GGCAACAGCTGACGATGGATTTCCAGGAACTGCGGCGGCCAGGAGCTTCGGCGGAGGGCGGCGGGCCGGCGGCGCCAGGCCCTGCGACAACTGCGGGTCCGCGGCGGCGGCCAAGGTGTTCTGCGCGGCCGACGCGGCCTTCCTCTGCCTGGCCTGCGACGCCGGCGTCCACGGCGCCAACGCGCTCGCCTCCCGCCACGAGCGCTCCTGGGTGTGCGAGGCGTGCGAGCGCGCGCCGGCCGCCTTCGCGTGCAgggccgacgccgccgccctGTGCGCCGCGTGCGACGCGGACGTGCACTCCGCCAACCCCCTCGCCGGCCGCCACGTGCGGATCCCCCTGGAGCCCTTCCGCGACGCGGCCGCGGCCGCCGAGGGGCCCTTCGGGACGGGCTCCGTCCCCGACTTCCCCGCCGCGCCCGCAGTCGGCGACCGCTGCTGCGGCGCGTGGGGAgggcgggaggaggaggaggacgaggaggaggaggcgaggtCTTGGCTCTTGCCGAACGCGACGAAGATCGCGAAAGGTGCCGGAGCGGAAGCCGGAGATGCGTTCTGGAGTGAAGTCAACCCGTTCCTCAAATTCGAGTGCGGCGGCTCGACGGCGATCCGCAGAATCGACGGCGAGTGTCTCGTGCCGGTTCGGTACCCTCATCAGTCCGGCGAGTGCTTCGACGTCGACTTCAGCACTTCCGGCGACCTCTCGCCCTCGAGCCAAAGCGTAAGCCTCCTTAACGAAACGTTTGATCACGCAACGTTCGAATGATTCCATCGATCCAACTGGGTTTCGTCGCTCTTCCAGGTATCGACGTCGGTCGATTTCGGAGTAGTCCCCGACGAGAGCCCCGCGCCGCCGGAGACGCCGTGCTCCTCCGGCCGGGCGGCTCACCAGCTGAGCGGACCGGATCGGGAGGCGAGGGTGCTGAGGTACCGCGAGAAGAGGAGGAGCCGGCGGTTCGAGAAGACGATACGCTACGCCTCGAGAAAAGCCTACGCCGAGGTGAGGCCGAGGATCAAGGGCCGGTTCGCGAAGAGGGATCGGGTGCTCGAGACGGAGGACGagagcgccgccgccgccgccgccgccgccgccggcgtcTATGGGATCGCGGCAGATGCCGAGCACGGCGTCGTCCCCACGTTTTCGCATGTGCCGATGAATTAAGCTAACGATGCATGTGAGGTAGTTTGACCGATGACGCCGGAACATTCAATACTTCATGTGAGCTTGTCgttattcctttttttgtttttttctttttctttcttatgaAAATGTTCTAATTAGTCTtcgaattttgttttttttgaatttgtcatTTTGTTGTAATATATATGAATGGGGTGCTGACGTCGAATTTCGCATTAGGTCCACGTCTTCTCTAAGTGGATAGATAGTTATAatgtcaactttttttttcctgatgagATCGTAGGCCCAAGGCGATACTTTAAAACCTTCACACAATTAATTAGActgccccgtttggttcagctttgggaatgggctttgggactctaaagtcccttggccaaatgcaaatgcgTTTGGTTCGTACTTTTGCGCGACTTTGCCAAGATGCACTTGCATCTCCAAAGGAGTCTAAAGGCCCTTAGCCCAATGGAGCTCTTGAGGTGCATTGGCAAGGTGCATCATGGGAATGcggttactgttcatcttctccaacctcTCCAAGCTGCTGATCGGAGGCCGACGACCACCGGCGAAGGGATGGCGcgcgccggcgaccgccgcccgAGGGTCTCCCGACccccggcgaccgtcgcccgacctcggcgaCGCCGGATCTCGCGACCGGGCGTCGGCCGCCGGATCGCGCGACCCCGcggccgcccgaggtcgggcgaccccgAGCGACGGTCGCCGGGTCGGGCGATCCCGTGCGACGGCCGCCCGAGGTCACGGGCCGCCGGGTCGCGCGCGCGGCCGCGCTgtcgctgggtcgcgcgacccggtgcgacggccgcccgaggtcgcgcgacccggcaatggtcgcccgggtcgcgcgcCCGTCGCtgtcgcccgggtcgcgcgacccgcgTGGccgtcgcccgaggtcgcgcgacctcgcggcggCGATCCGCCATCCGCCACCCGCCGCGACCCCGCGACCGTCACctggggtcgcgcgacccagcggcCGAGATCCGGCCATCCGGCCACGGATCCGATGGTCCTGGCGCCGGATCCGACGGCccgccgccggatccggcggtcCTATGGCTCGgacttcaaaaagaaaatagatttttttttgtttttttaatttaataaaagtcatttgcaaatgcaaattttaccaaacggcattttggccaaagttgcatttcaaagcaaattttaccaaacgatatttgtaTTTCGGAAAACCtccttcacccaaaggtatttgcattttggcaaatgcattccccaaaagccgaaccaaacagaCCTTTCTGCAGCATACATCTGAATTTCTCATGAATTTCAAGATTCCAGGAGTGGTCAGAACATGCTTTGATTCTAAGCCATGAGGTTATGATCGTTTTCATCTATCCTGTGATGTAAATAACCAAGAAAGCTTGAAACGGTTCTTGTCTGAGTCTGTTAGATCCTTTCTAGAACAGAACACATTATGTCTGAGTTGACTTCATTGATTTCTATACTGGGGACAGCAGTGCTAACTTTGCTAGTTAAGCCGGTCTGCATTGAACATGAAGTCATCAATCTGTCCCAAGTCCAGTAATTAAGCTGAGTCGTTCAAAACGCGAAGAGATGCTTCCTCCTCAGCTTGGggtttcttttaagaaaatgggCACAAAAGACATTTGTAATTTGAATTGAGAAGCACATGCACTGTCTTTTAATTCACACGAGCGGAATCATATGGCCTTCTCAGTTACTGCAAGCAGCACTAGTCACTAAATTGGCTATTGGCATGGCGTACTGCTAGAGGAGGATGTCTGTAAGAACATGACTACTATATTTCTTGGTGCACTTTCATAATCTTGACAACTAAGCTAATGTATATGTAAACGAGCAAACAAGTAACAACCTGTCACTTTCCTGGCAGTCAAGCTAGAGACACCCTCTGTGTTTCAGTACCTTGTTCGATAAAAGATTTACATAACTGAAGTCacaaatgaaccaaaaaaaaggagTCACAGATGAAGGAGCTTGGTGTAAACGCAACTGCATTATGTTGAATATGCTTCAATCTTGTAAACAAAGAATTCTGATGACATCTAGAACATAATGAATTGCCAATGCGATCGCCTATTCACATGGAATCCTCCAAGGAAATATCGGTTGGAACCTCGTACCCAAATACCATGGAGTAGTCATCCATCTCATCAGAAAAGAATTTGGGTATCCTCCAGCTTTTTGCTACGTCGGAGTCAAGGCCATTATTCAGGAGCTCTAACACCTAGTTCATGAGATTATTCATTCAGACAGTGCAAACTTTATATAGTGACATGCTTTTGCCTAAGCTAAAAGGTTTCATGTACCTCGCTCATCGTCGGTCGCAATATCGAGGATTGTCTCACGCAATAGGAAGCAATTAACACCACTCTGCTCAATTGATCAGAGTCGTACTTTCCCTCCATTTTCGGATCAGCCAGTTCCGCAATGTTTCCAGATTCCATGAGAGGCATTGCCTACAATGTTAATTAGCAAAACAGATACAGGCGAGAGTGAAAAGGGGATTGAGGAAtagattatttttcttattgttgTGGTTCGAATCACTGCAGTGGCCTCTTTGACTGATAGAAATGCAAAAATGAAGATAATGTACCCAGAGGAGAATGTTCTGCTTTGATGAATCGACAGGCCTACGGCCAGTCACTATTTCCAACAGCAGCACACCAAATGCAAACACATCTGTCTTTTCGTCCACAATCCCATGCATGAAATACTCCGGTGCAAGATAACCAAAAGTGCCCTCGATTGGAAGCACAGCGTGATGAGTCCACTTGTTTGGTAGCCACTTTGCTAGACCAAAGTCAGTAATCTACAGAGTAAACACTGACGTTCATTCAGAATGGTTGAAAAATTGCTATGCAGCTTGAAACTGCAAAAGTATGATCATTGTCTACCTGTGGTTCGTAGTCAGGCCCGAGAAGGATATTTGACGCTTTTATGTCTCGATGTATGATGCGATGCTTGCAGCATTTGTGAAGATAGTGCAAACCTCTCGTGATGCCCACGGCAATTCTGTAACGTATGGGCCACTCAAGTGACTTGGTTGCTTTACctgaaagagagagaactttAATACCACTGAAACATGGAAATTTTCAACTGAAAGAACTATACCACTTCATAAACGATGCTTTTGGACAAATAATTCCCAGATTCTTGCTTACCCTGATCTTTTACTTTCGTTTTATCCTTCTTTCTTATCTTTCTCAGCTTCTTAACTATGATGAGGATTAGGCTTGACCTTCCTCTTGCTCTCTACAGAATGATTAAAGTTCCTGACTTTTTTTCAGCAGTTTATGGGTATGACAGTTACTTTGGCCAAGGGAAGTAATACTCACCATGTAACGCAGAAGCTAAATTTCCATTCTCAGAGAAGTGGAAAACCAGGTAGAGCCCATTTTCAATACAGTAACCAACTAAGCTGGCGGTATTGGGATGACTGACATGTCCTATTGTGCCCAATTCCATCAGAAACTCTCCTTCCTTGTTCTTATCATTGGCCAACCTCTTCACCGCTATTACTTGTCCATTAGAAAGATCGCCTCGGTATACCTCTGAAAACCCACCTTGTCCCACTATTCTATCTGCAGGATgaattgaaaatggaaataCAAATTAATACACAAATTTCCAATCTCGtacagtgtttttttttttttttcaatgtcatATATCTTCATTGGTTAGCTAACACGCATACATGGAGAAAAACCAAAGATATTGAGTATTTGGTCACTTCTAGTTGGAAGTTTACCTGGATGGAAATTATTTGTAGCATTCAGGATTTCCTCGTGGCTGAAGCACCGCAGTGGAGGCTGACGACTCTCTGTtttagtatttctttttctaaatgacgaaataaataaagagtataGGAATTTGCAGAGAGATGCACATTTCCTTCTGTTTGATCGTGCCTTAATATTTTGAGGCTGAGGAGGGGTTGCTGCCACAATAGAGTCTCGGAAGCTGGAGGTATATTCATCTGTGGTTGTCCAAGAATCCTTTTCAAGAACATCAAGAACTGTTGTCGGTGAAAAGGTTTTACTCTTTGTTTCTAGATCGGTAAACATAATGTGGGATCGTTCTCTGCCATTACAGATTGTCTGATTTGGCCATGTTGAACTTAGTTGATGAGTTTGAACTGTCAGAAGCAAACACAGATACTTTCAGCCGACAATGATTTCCATCGGAacattaaaagtaaaaaaaaaaatttctagcaCCAACCTTTTGATTGCTCGGAAGGTATATAAGTCTGTTGTTTCGTGGTACATTTCCCCACCGAGACGACCGCACAGTCTTGAGGTGCATTCTTAAAACAATACCTTAGAATCCCATGTGAGTATCTGATTTGaatcaaaggaaaaggaaaaagaatcagATATTGCAGGTCATAAAGCAGATTTTCGCAAGAAAACCGTTACCTAGCAGATTCTCCTCTTGATCCCCGAAGAAGGAGATATTCTGCTGAAATAGATTTTGCTTCTTTAACCAGACCTCTCCCAACACTTGTGCTGAATCCTACTCTGGCTTCCAAGTTTATCTGAAAGTAAAACGACAATCACCTCTGAGAAACAGAGACTCAAAATCGATTAAGTGGATACAGTTCCATAAAGAATTTCAAGATAGTGCACCTGGTGTGACTGGCAGGTCTTAGCGAATTCGCCTAGCACAGATATAACGTATGCTTTGGCTTTGCGGATTTTGGACAAACGCTTCCGGGTGATTTGTCCCTTCTTCATGTATCCACCTACAGTTGTTTACAAGGAAGTGCAGTATATATGATTAGATCAAAGATTACCGGTTGAGGACCTGCATATGTCAATAGGGAAATGAAAGCACCAACGTCCCTGTTGGCAATTGCAGTGCACATATTTTGTCAACTACTCACATATTCTACTCAAAAGAACAACTGTGTAAACTGACCCAGAACATGGAGGGCAACGATGTTGTCGCAAGGACGAGCTAAAGCAGTGACTGCCCATGAGAGAAGATCTCTGCTTTCAGATGGGTCTGAAGAGATGCCTACTAGTATGTTAGCAGGACACACAGGCCTCATTTTTTTGCTGACAGAGGAATCTGCTGAGGGACTTCACTTGCTTATGTCGCTATCTTGGCCATAGGAACACTCCAATCCAAGCTTATAAATGAACGGGGAATCACTACATAATGATTGAGGTCAGTCAGATCCCTCATTTCATCATTCTTGTTTAAGAAGCATGAAAATCCTCTTTTGCTGTGTCAGACAGTTGAAAAAAGtgattactctctctctctctctatgggATCCACAGTacagtgaaaaagaagaaagatgagagaTGCAGACTAGTAGAATGTGGTTGGTTTATGCCCAATAAATCCAGTTTCTGCAGTACTTACTCTTTCTTCTGTGCCTGCGCCTGCGTTCTTTCTCTCTAATTGGTTATGGTGAACTTTTTGGGATATACAATTAATTGCAACGGTTGGGTGCTTTGGAGGATAAGCAAAGGTGGGTTGGCTGGatacatttgatttttcttgctaTGGAAGCCAAGAGGGGAGGCCTCGAGCCCTCCAAAAGGGGTCAGATAAAGGCACTGTTATTGGGGTTTGGTGGGAGAGGGGGGGTCTGAGAAGAGCCCGCCTATAAAGGCCTCTTCTTTCCATGATGATTGGGAAACTTGGAGATGTTATCTATTCACTGATTTCTTGCCATTTCAGTTTTGTGCATGAGATCGCCACATCATCCTTACCATAATTGTATACAACCAGCATAATAACAACAAATTGTTATTTGCTTAATGTATAATGCggtccataaactttaaattttattaatatgatcatgaacttttagtatatgttcaatttagtccatgaattatatgaaaatattcaatattattattctattaatttatgttcaatgataacattttcatataattcatggattaaattgagtatgaaccaaaaattcaaaaaccacATAGAATTaggatcaaattgaataaattaaaagtttagggaacACATTATACATTTAATCAAAGTTCAAGGAccttttgtgtcatttttcctatTCTATAGAGTATACAATGcttgagagagaggaagagaggagagagagagagagagagtatggcTTCATGGTTTTCCCAATCGCACGTGCTAACGGTACGTGTCCTCATGAAATGTTGGTGAGAGAGTATGGCTTCAAGGCTTTCCCAATCACACGTGCTAATGATACATGTCCTCATTCTCCTTTCCCGCTGGAATTATGTTTCAATAGCTCAAAAAAATTATGGGGATGGACAAGCAGGGTGCTTCAATGTCGAGTTTGGAGGGAAGCATAATATGACTCTAAATTGAGAGACATCGGAGTTGATATTTACATTTCACATTCTCTTTAATCAAATCTTGCAGCTCGCTCACTTTGGCATTTGTTAAATTCAAAGCACTTGAAATGTTCACAAATGCAAATGCCAACCCCTACATTTTCTACTTTAGTTTGGTATTTTGAATTTGGCAAAAGAGTAGAATTTTTACTTTTAGCTAAGCTTAAACAAACAGCCCCCTTAGACTTGGTTTGGCCACATGAAGCTGGTTCTACTTGCATTGCAAGTATGACTGATGATtccatttgataattttccttctCATCCTAGCAATTCTTTGCAATGTGATGCACCATATTGCCATTCTTATATCTGTCTCATCACCAGTCAAATATTATGAATTCTATGCATTGACATCTGCCTGAGCTGCATCTGTATGGCTTTATGAGTCATTTGCTGGCAGATTCGAAGAATAAGTACAGAGCGAAATAAGAACTTTGCTTGCATACCATTAAAGTAGCTCTTCAATATCGTGAACATGGATAGAAAAAAAGGGTCAAGAAAGAGGCAATGTTACACAAGTGTAACCTATTCCCAAAAATTTCATCCATgctgaaaaggaagaaaagaactactaacaagcaaaagcaagatcGATCAGACAATAGCAACATCTTTGTTGCTACCAAAATCGGACACACGGCTGACCTTTTTTCGTTTGGGTGGCAGTGGAAATCTCCAGCAAATGACAACATTCCTAGCACATTGCCCTTGGGTTTGATTTCCATTAAAGCACTAAGCAGTGAAATTTAGAAACTCCTGCCTTTGCACTTATCATATTACCTTATACAATAACAAAACGATGCACAGAATCAAGACAACTCGACAATCTCAGGCTTCTTTTGCGGTTGCTTTTTTGACCGTTTCCTTCCTATTGATCCGTGTGAATCTTCTTTGCCATTTTCAGATCTTGCATGCTTTACAGGAAGGCCTGCTTGGCTAGTACCGcaatcatcatcaccatcctcACTGCCATCATTgctgtcatcatcatcatcatcggtAGTGTCTTCTGAATCCATTTCACCAATGCTGGCAGCTAAAGGATTCAGAGGATGATGACTTGCAACTGCAGATTCTGCAGCAGCTACTGCCTCGGGGTATGAAGATCAGCAATCCCCAGCATCAAGTCCTGTTTTTGTAAGGTCCAAAGCATCAGGTGACCATTCCATAAACCAAAATCATACCAGGGAAGTTCATAAGCAGCAGAAAGATACCATTTCTATTATTTCTGACTCATTCCCGTCAAGAACTTCAATGTCATGTCTTTTGGGATTGTCCTATACAAACCAAGAATTGTGCATGGTAGGTCACAATGAGACAGAGCAATTGTACTGAAAAAGGCAAAGTCACAAAGGACTGTGATGATTTCACAAACCTTGACTTCAACCTGCAGTTTTTTGTTAGCCTCAGACAGGACTCCAAGAAAATCTTTCACTTTTCCAAGAACTGAGCAAAgccaaaagatgaaaattattaatttttccccttttcgggaatagaaattcCAATTAAAAGCTTAAGTTGCTAGGTGGAGCAAGGCTACATGTAGACATGGCACATAACCCATAGACAAGCAAACAAGCTACTGAGACCAAGCTAACACATTACACAACCATATCAAATCAAtcagaatattttgaaagtcCTCTGTCAGCAAAAATATCCACTGAAGCCCATAATATTAttctaaaagaaattaatttgactAAACAACAACTTGCATAAATTATTAAGAAATGCATAAAACATGTATTATCCTGATCAAAAAATTAGACAGGCAAATTCAATACCTTGGCTAGAAGGAACTGAACTTGTTAATGGCCTTCCATTGTGGAGTGGCTGTTTTCTTTTAGAGTCTGAATCCTTTTCTTTACATATGAACAAGGTGGACTCTGCATATTAAAACACGtaatcaagaaattaaaaagaatggcAACATTAGACACGCGTATTTGACCCATGCGTAAAGAAGCCAGCGTTACTGCCCAAAGATCAAGGTAAGAGCCATACCTAGCGATGGGGAAGAGAAACTCTTATTCTCTAATTTCAGAAGCTCCTGACTAGTAGTCTCCATCTCTGCTGGCTATGCACAAGTACTACAGCAAAGAGTGAAGTTGAGGGATTGAAGTTGTCGCTGAATGTAGAACAGGATCAGATCATAATCATTTGGACAAAGAAGGTACTTAATATCCTCCTAACTTATAAGGCCTCGGTAATTAAACAACTCGCAGCAAGAATTAACAAAAGTTTGTCCTAGTTGCCTATGATGTCAATCACGTCTCACAAATAATACCGCAAGGACATAAAAGCAATCGCGCAAATACAACTCATCCTAATACAGAACAATTCTAACTTCAAAGTTGTCCCGCCGCTCTCGTTTCAAGCACTTCGTCTTCAATCCTCTTCGAACCAAGGCTTAGTATTTCACATGAACATCCAAACCCCATTACtttttggcaaagaaaaagaggagccTTGGACGGCTAACGACCAGTTAACCGCAAAATCACCTCTTCAGCACCTAAACTAGCTAAACAAAGACAGccaggaaagaagaaagaaaaggttcCCACAGTGCTGTTTCCCACATTGCTGTTTTGCAATGAACACAACAACATGAGTCCGAATTGACATCAGCAAGGATTACCCATAACTAGCTCACTAGAAGTCAAAAGCATGCACCAAAAGGAAGTACCCAAGCTAGTTCAAAACTTAAACTTCTCGATTCCTTGAAGGCATGAGCCACCCATTTCAACTGGGGTGTCAAAAAAGAACTGATCTTGACGAGGCGATTTCTCGGCACTCAAAAGGGGTGAAAGGAAAGAGACAGgaaaactagagagagagagagagagagagagacctgtcGGTGCCTTAGCAGCCAGCGCTCGGTGGTGGCGGGCGGGTTCTTCTGGTGTCTCAGAGAGGTGgacgatgaagatgatgatattCGAGTTGGGCCGGGTTGCGGTTCGGGTCGGCCCattattcttcttctcttgtCATTGTTGCAATGCGTGGGCCCAATATTAGGGACTCATCATGAATTACTAAGACTGGATTTACTGCTCTTCCCATCTTATATAGGTTTTCACATCAATGACTCCATATATAAAAAGCAATGCAATTGCGTAGTATGCCATTTCATTTAGTATAGTAATTTTGTCGATTAGTTTTAAGACAACTATACATTTTACGGACCAACCTTAATTTTACTAACCAGGTAGCAGCTTGTCATATCATTAGACAAGCTGAAACATTCTTGACACATTGGCATTAGAGAGCAAATTGTGGGTTCATTTAGTATAGTGATTTTATAGATCAGTCTTAAAACAACTATAAATTTTACGGACCAACCTTAATTTTACTAACCAGGTAGCAGCTTGTCATACCATTAGACAAGCTGAAACATTCTTGATACACTAGCATTAGACGACAATTACATTGATACTGTTGGGGAAAATCAGGGCAACAACTTATCAAACACTAAACCCAATCTGAGATCAGTATCTTCccaaaaactaaaccaaccgAAATCGACTTAACTCTAGAAACAACCAGCACAATACAACCTTGCAATAAGTACATATAACGCTGAAATcataaagaaacaaaagtagcaacaataccaaaattttacatggaaatctagggcgcgcatgataaattttctacttctctatttctctgtttctctgttccacggaatagatttggaacagaaatccgtttggtaacacaattttgatttttctatttctaatacaaatttatattacaaaaatagatttgaagaagaaatcagaaactaaaatttttaacttctcaatttctagtcaaaaatcaatttttgttcaagaaatttTGTCAAGTGCAACCCTAACGTGTGGGAAAAACTGTAAATTGCCAAAAAACTTTCAATACTCATCAAGAATAGTAAGATACATAAAGTGTTTCTCTAGTTACACATTAGAAGCTCAACATTAACAATACATTAGTATTTCATCACCACTAAGGTGGATTACCATAAATAAAGCAAGAAAACCCCAATTGCAATTGGAGAATTAAAAATGGTTCTCAGTGAATGAAACCTATTGACTCAGAACCATTGGTCTCAcaaacaacatattcaaatttgagctAATTTTGACAATGTTTAGCTTTCGAACCGAGACTAGAAGCCTCtgcctttttcctcttctccccTGCATGCTCTCTCTCGGTGGAACACTGTCTCTCCTCTCTTgagctctctctctatcttgcCCGAAGCAACCCcaccttttattctttttacttttcgacttcctttttttctttgttttatatGTCAGCCGGCCCCACAAATgaggtggacccagccaacatATAGTTCTTAATCTTCTCAAAATTCTCGAAGAGATCACTTTACCTCGTATAGAactctcaaaacctctctcagtGTGTTTGAAATGGCTAACTTCATATGgctaaatataatttatatatggaACAAGAAAACATTCTTGTTGCAGAAGTCCATTATCATTGTGGTCCTAGATGTGGCTTTGATCACTCATTCGAACTTATTCATGACTCAAGAAAAGTCGACCACCTGAGTTTAAG
This genomic stretch from Eucalyptus grandis isolate ANBG69807.140 chromosome 3, ASM1654582v1, whole genome shotgun sequence harbors:
- the LOC104437446 gene encoding zinc finger protein CONSTANS-LIKE 5-like; this encodes LPRAPAQYGPRDSSLEREHPRPIIHSSGPESPTFPYLPRFYTSIQVLILKHRKYQNPRNCSRFSDSSRRQSHLATADDGFPGTAAARSFGGGRRAGGARPCDNCGSAAAAKVFCAADAAFLCLACDAGVHGANALASRHERSWVCEACERAPAAFACRADAAALCAACDADVHSANPLAGRHVRIPLEPFRDAAAAAEGPFGTGSVPDFPAAPAVGDRCCGAWGGREEEEDEEEEARSWLLPNATKIAKGAGAEAGDAFWSEVNPFLKFECGGSTAIRRIDGECLVPVRYPHQSGECFDVDFSTSGDLSPSSQSVSTSVDFGVVPDESPAPPETPCSSGRAAHQLSGPDREARVLRYREKRRSRRFEKTIRYASRKAYAEVRPRIKGRFAKRDRVLETEDESAAAAAAAAAGVYGIAADAEHGVVPTFSHVPMN
- the LOC104437447 gene encoding probable receptor-like serine/threonine-protein kinase At5g57670 is translated as MRPVCPANILVGISSDPSESRDLLSWAVTALARPCDNIVALHVLGGYMKKGQITRKRLSKIRKAKAYVISVLGEFAKTCQSHQINLEARVGFSTSVGRGLVKEAKSISAEYLLLRGSRGESARYSHGILRYCFKNAPQDCAVVSVGKCTTKQQTYIPSEQSKVQTHQLSSTWPNQTICNGRERSHIMFTDLETKSKTFSPTTVLDVLEKDSWTTTDEYTSSFRDSIVAATPPQPQNIKARSNRRKCASLCKFLYSLFISSFRKRNTKTESRQPPLRCFSHEEILNATNNFHPDRIVGQGGFSEVYRGDLSNGQVIAVKRLANDKNKEGEFLMELGTIGHVSHPNTASLVGYCIENGLYLVFHFSENGNLASALHGKATKSLEWPIRYRIAVGITRGLHYLHKCCKHRIIHRDIKASNILLGPDYEPQITDFGLAKWLPNKWTHHAVLPIEGTFGYLAPEYFMHGIVDEKTDVFAFGVLLLEIVTGRRPVDSSKQNILLWAMPLMESGNIAELADPKMEGKYDSDQLSRVVLIASYCVRQSSILRPTMSEVLELLNNGLDSDVAKSWRIPKFFSDEMDDYSMVFGYEVPTDISLEDSM
- the LOC104437448 gene encoding uncharacterized protein LOC104437448; the encoded protein is METTSQELLKLENKSFSSPSLESTLFICKEKDSDSKRKQPLHNGRPLTSSVPSSQVLGKVKDFLGVLSEANKKLQVEVKDNPKRHDIEVLDGNESEIIEMDLMLGIADLHTPRQ